The Roseovarius sp. EL26 genome contains the following window.
ATTGTTGTACTCCAGTCGTCAGAGTTGCCAAATTGTGACGGTGTAAAGGCGCCGGTACTTGTATCGCCAGCGAGCAGATTGTCCGCGGCTATGTCACCATAAACAACATCGTTGCCCTTTCCGGCATTGACGGTGTCCGCACCTCTGCCAGCTTCGGCAAAGTCATCGCCAGTCTCAAGTTTCAAAAGGTCGTTGCCGTCGCCGCCGTCAACAGTGTCTTAGCCGACACCTGCGTTGACAGTATCGTTGCCAGAATCCGAGAAAAGTTGATCATGCCCGCCGTTCCCCAAGACGACATCGTCGCCGCGGCCTGCGTGAATTATATCATTATAGGCCCGGCTCTGGGCATCCCCGTTCGAAACGATGGCCTCTGGATTATAGATCCAGCGCCCGTTCACAAAGCCCCACTCTTTGCCAACCATATCTCCGGCGACCAGACCGTGACCCTCACCGCTGGCGAGCGTATCGCTACCGGCGTGTCCGTTGATGTGATCTGCTGTGTTCCCTGCAGTTACGATCTCATCATCACTCAGAGAACCAACGATTTTGTTGAAGTTTTCTTCTGAGTTTTTCGCAGGCATTGAAATTCCTCGGTATTGTCACTTGTCGGCTGATGCTGCCGCAGAGGGGATGACAAATGTTAATGTCAGTGCGTTTAAATGTAGTCATGCACTGAAAAATTGGAGAAAATTCTACATGTATTTGTGAATCGGTCTATATGATTGAAGGAACGAAACAGGTCGTGCTTCAGGATAGGCGTTAGCTTCTGAGAGGTTTATAGCTGATCTGCCTGTTTTCCTTTGGGCCATAGCGCATGCGTCCAATCCTCAAAATCCCGTGTCAGAATTAATGCACTAGCTGCTTGCCATAACGCATGATTCATCCGCTGTCGTTCAAGCGTAACGACGAGTGCGGCGTGCGTTGTTGCACCCGCTGCAGCCATACCTTCAACACGGCCACCCAAGGCGCGCATTGTGTTTTCGTCAACATCCACTGTGACCATCTGATCGTGGAGTGATACAGATGCATGGAGTGCTGACTCTATACGACTAATTGTTCCGGTAACCCATTTCATGTCTGGGGTAAGTCCGGTTAAGGAAAGTTGGACCTCATCATCTACCTGTAACGATTCGGCGATCGCTTGCGGGACGTAAAATATCGCGCGGTACGAAACCGCGCTGGAATTTTGCATGGTGACGATTGTGATTGGCCGTTGAAAGCTTTGACCGTTGCTCACCCTGCGCACGCGCAAGACTTTTCCAGTCGCAGGAGACTGGAGCCGTGGCGCATTCAGATAGGATTTCAACAGTGTTTGATATTGCCGGTCTTGCTTGACGTCTTGTTGGATCACTTTTGCGCGCTGCAGCAGGCCACGCTCCTGTTTTGTCGACAAAGTACGAAGCTCATAATCAAGTCGTGTGAGCTGTTTTTGCAGTCGATTTTGTTCTAATGAAAATTCAATGGCTGTGGCGGCTTTGCCTTCGACCTTGGAGGTCAGAGCGAAGGCTAGTTTGGCCCGTTGTCCAAGCATGATCAGTCGTTTACTTTGTCTATCCCGAAGATCTTGTAAGCGCTGTATCTGCAACGCGTTTTCCTGATGTGACAGCTTGCAATCTTTGAAAGCTGCCCGCATTTGTAATTGACTCTCAGCGTCCAAACCGGCCGGAAACGTCGTCATAAGTGCGGCAATGTCTGGGGTAAGAAGACAGTGGCGTAAAGAGGACCCAACCAATACAGAGCGCCTCAGATTATCGAGCTCAAGCTGCATCAATTCGTGATCAAAGGTTGCAATGGTCTGACCCTGGGTAATAACCTCTCCAGCGGTGACAACTATCGCTTCGAGTGGAATTCTGGCAGGTAGTTGTAGATCAACCGTCTCGTCAGATGACCGAAGTTCAGCGTGATATTGATGCGCAGTCGGCGCAGATACGTGGCGCAGCAAAGTCAAGGTGACCCCTAATATACAAAGGCAGGCTAGGCAAGTTGATGCTGCCCAAAGCCATCGCCACCAACCACCTTTTTCAACTGGTATGGTATTTGGTCTGCGCACAATCATTCTACGCTCTCATGCTCTTTTTGCGCGGATCATAAATTTCTATTTTGACCTCGATAACCCGCATGTCTGCCTCCATGCGAGTTTCAACGCTGATGGCGTCTCGCAATACCATCGCAAGGGGGGATAAGGGTTTGATGTCAGAAGATGTATCCATTTCGTGGCGCGCCTTTTCGAGCGCTCCACTGGACATGGGTTGGTCCGTGTCAAGCATTCTTAAAATGCAATGCCCTTCAAACAGTTTGAACTCAAAGCGCAGGCTTTCTGTTGTGAGGGCAGGTGAGATCCCTTTGCATGAAAAAGCCAAAAGCTCATTGGCAACGACACAGACGTTGCGACGATTTTGATCATCGCCATCACGGCGAAATTGTGCGCGTAGCCAGCTATCTAAGCCATCTTCGCTGTCTTGGTTACGGGGGGCGATAAAACGTGTCCAGCCGACGGCGTATTGTTGGCGGATTTCGTCTGCGGTGCCAAAATCAACAACGCGCCCGCCCAACATAACAACCATGTCATCACATAAATCAAGCAACTGTCTGTTGTCCGTGCTGATCACGAAGGTTGCGCCAAAACGTTGTTCTTGTTTGATGCGTGCAACTAGGGCAGACAATACGTGCTCCGAGGCACCATCTTCCGGGCGGTCAAAAAGATAAAGTTGCGGTCGCAAAAAAAACGCTCGGGCGAGGCCCAGCGCTTTTTGTTCGCTGTCTGCTAAAAGCCTTACATCGGGTGCTTTGCAAATATGTTGGCTGATGTCCGACGTGAAAACAAACCGTGTTAGAATCTGTTCAGCACGTTCGCGTTCGAATTCATTTCCAAAGCAACTTAGGTTTTGCAACCCTGAACCGGGCATCAAAAATGGGCGCGGGGCAAGATATGTAGCTGTTACACTGCGATCACGTATCTGGCTTTGCCATGGATATTGCTGTCCAATCCGGACAAAACCGCGGACACTCAAGTTGCTTAAATCATAAGGATTTACCAGTGCGCGCATCAACAAAGATTTACCCGAAAAGTTGTCACCGGTCAGGGCAATCACCTTGCCCGGCTCAAAATCCAGAGAGATATCAGAAAGCAAGGCGCGACCATCAGGGGCAAATGCAGATAGGTTTCGGATCTGGACTCCATCTCCGTCAGCAGTTTCGATATCTTCTGGCGCAGGCAAAAGTGTAACGGCTGCTGCATGGTATTTTTGATCGGGGTCCGCATCTGAGCGTTGAAGGAAAAAGGCCCCGAAATGCTCAACTGACCAAAAGCTTATAAGGCCAACGGCGACGATCGCACTGTTGTTAAGAATTCCCACCGCGGCAAGCCAACTTGCGCATGCAAAGCCAATTATCGATGCAAGCCAAGAGACACCACGCAAACCAGCGTTCAGTAAGATGTGCTCTTGGTCGTGCCGGTGCGATAAATGCAAACCGATTTGGTCTCGCCCGGTAAGAACTGAAATCGCCTCTTGTGGTAAAAAATCCCAAACAGGTTCACGTGATAAAGTACGATTGCCCAACCAAACCACCAGCCAGCATAATGCGATGCCCGTGGCGAAGGGCAGGCACAGCAAGGGATGCATCACAGTCAGAATGGCCATCAGAAAAACGCCAATGATAGCGCGCATAGTTACCGCGCTTTTCTGGCGCAGGTGACGGTACCCAGCCAGTGCCTTGGCATAGCCAATTTCAAAGATGACGAGACCAAGAAGTGGTGCTATGCCAAGCAATACCAGCAGGGGGGCCATCAGAGTTTGCCCTTGCGTTACAACGAGGGCATCGAAAAATACTGTCAATAGTATGATCGTGATGATGCAGGCTTCTGTACCAAAAGTGAAAAGAAACGCAAGCGGCTTGATCCAAGCAGGGAGTGTTCTGTCTCGCATCAAAGGGGCGGCTTGTTCTTCTGAAACGGATGTATTCGTCAGCGATTGATTGCTGCCATTATCCACCGTTTTAACATCACGTACATGCTGCATAGGAAACCCAAAAATTACTACTCAACGGGTTCGCATTATCCCTGTAAGTCTCTAATTTTTCATTAAGATTGGCATTTACGCAATTTCAATGCTTACCGGGCAAAGTGGATAGGGACTGATGGTAATTTAGTGAGTGCAGTATGCCTGTGAAACCCGGAGTGACACGTAAATCCGCGACGTTCGGCCTCACGTTGTTGATGGGGGCGGCCATCATGCTGGCGGGTGCTGCATATTCAGTGAGTTGGGCGGCGCGCAGTATTTTCCTGGCGCAAGAGGAAGAAATTATTCCGATCATTGCCGGTGGAAACCTGGATGACATTCCGGCGTTGATGCGGGGCAACCTCCCAACTGTTACAACCAGCCTTGCTCGCGGAGAGCCTAGTCTCCAAAAGCCACCCCGCATGTGTGAAATGCCTGACAACTATTATACGACACTCGATGTTGGGCATGATGTTCCCTCGGGATACGATAAGCGCAACAGCTATGTTCGAAAACATCGTGCTCGTCGCGGGTTCCTCAACGAGCGGGAAATACGAGCAGCAAAGGTGGCTTGGCATTATTTCGAAAAGTTCACGCAAGAAGCGACTGGGTTGGCTAATTCCGTGGGGAATTACCCCTCAACCACATTGTGGGATACAGCTTCCTATATGGCGGCGATCGTGGCGGCATACGAGTTGTGCCTGATTGAAAAGCCTGAATTTGACCGTCGTATGATTCACTTGCTGACCACCATCAAGCGATTGGAGCTGTTTCGCCGTGAAATGCCAAACAAAGTGTATAATACGGCAACAGGTGAAAAGGTGGATTATACAAATAAGGCGGGGGAAATTGGATTTTCCGCATTGGATATCGGGCGTTTTCTTGTTTGGTTGCGGATCGTTCGCAACCGCTATCCCTATCTTGGTAACACCATAGATTCCGTGCTCTTAAAATGGGACTTTCGCAATATCATTGATGACGAGGGGCTACTTTTCGGGGCGTACGTTGATAAGGAAACCGGAGAGACGGTGTACGCGCAGGAAGGTCGGCTCGGTTATGAAGAATACGCGGCCAAAGGATTTGCCTTGTGGGGGTTTCGGCCGTTGCTGGCGCATCGTGCTGAACCGTTCCTGACAGCATCAATGTTTGGGGTGCAGGTCCCATATGATGGGCGAGATCCACGTATTTTCCATTCTCAGAACTATGTTGTGACCGAATCTTATCTGCAGGACGGGTTGGAACTCGGGTTTGATTTGCCACATGATGATAGCTCTCCTGATTGGCGGCATAGTGATGGTTGGCGCGCAGAGTTCGCAGATAGGATTTATCAGGTGCAGGAGAATCGTTGGCGACACACCGGTTTCATGACCGCGCGTTCAGAGCACAACGTAAAGGGCCCACCTTATTTTACGTATGACACCATTTTTTCTGATGGTTACCCATGGAACACAGTAACGCCGCGCGGTGATTATGTCCCGGATCATGCCGCCGTGGCAGCTAAGGCGGCGCTGGGCCTGTGGGCGTTGTGGGATACGGAATACACCGATGTTCTCTACGAGGCGATCATTGAACTTTATGACCCTGAAAACGGAATGTTTGAAGGGTTATATGAGCGTGGGCAAGGTCGTGTTGCAATCTATACGGCTAATAACAACGGAATCATTCTTACTGCCTTGCTTCATAAAGTTCAGGGGAAAATTTTGACACCTTTTGTCGAGGAAACTGAGGTTTGGTATACAGCCTTCCGCGATCAAGACTTGCGGGAAAAACGTAATTATCCGGATCCACCACAAGAAAAGGACTGGCTTCCAGCCTTGCGGCATTCGGTTCAATTAAGGGACGACTACTGATGAGATATTGCATACTTCGTCTAATCTGTGGAGCCATAGGTGGTTTGTTGACATCGGTCCCACTTTCGGCGCAAAGCCAATCTCAAATTCGTGGATCGGAAAGCTTTGCGTCTGAAAATGCCATTCTTGATACCTCTGTATTGTTCGCGATTGGAGCACAGGAAGCGCGCCAAGCCATACGTGGTTCTTTCGGATGGCCCACCTTTCAGGAAGGCCTAGTCGAGGGCGTGTATTTTCGCTTTGATCCCGATGGGTATGCGCGGTTTTCACCGTCTCCCAGGTTGGATTCAGATGTCTTCGAGGTTGTCTGCCGCCCGCGCACATATTCGTGCATGGGGCGAAAGGGTGGGCTGTCGATGATGCTTACAAGCCGGGGGCAGCTACAGTTAAAATTCGAAGATGTCATGCCTGCAGACCGCTTTTTTGTTGCGAGTGGGGTGTCGGAGATCCAGGTGCCCGAGCGTATTTTGCAACCACTTGATCACCAGTTCGAGGCCTTGTTGGCAACGGGTGGTGAGTTGATTGTGCGACGCGGTGAGGACGAACTCATCAAGGCGTCCCTCGAAGGGTTTCACCCAGTTGTCACATATCTGCGATGGGTGATGTCACGGCAGGATTACACTGTTTTACCGAGGGGATGGCCAGTTCCAAATTCACTTGATGATGGGTCACAACCTGAAGTAACGAATGTGGCAAGTTGGCAATCCCCAATGCCCCAACCACAGGTTTTGGCGGTTGACGCTTTTGGATCGGGGTCCACCAATGAGATTGTTGAGGAACTGAAGGATGCTAGTATTTCGGACGTTCGGGAGGAATTGAAGTTTCTCCGTGAACTTTTGTTGGAACGCTCAGCACAGCCCGCCAACCACATGTCAATGGATACAGCACATGTGCCAACTGAGCCTGTTTACCCGGCCGTTGCTAGGCTAACTGATTTTGACGCTATGAGGCCATCTGAATTGGATAGCCGTTTGAAAGAACTGCAAGATGCTGCAAACGAGATACGAACTCAGATCGATAGGATTAACGGTAATGTTCGCCCCATTGAGAGCGCACGGCATGGAGCATATCCTGATCCGATAGTGCCAGCAGTGAATTCGGGAGAGATCAATATGGGCCTGACGCAAGGCACTCAAATGGCCCAGATTGACCAGGCCAGCTCTGGTGAGGAAGTCAAAGGGGCAGATTTGTCTCATAAACTTGCTTATCTGATTGAAGAGGTCGGACTTGACTCCAAAACGGCGATTGCAGTTTTACAGACGGGTATTTCGAGTGGACCTCCCTCTGTTGTGATAAAGCAACCTCACGTTACTGAGGGCGTAACTGAGCTGTACCAAAGTGATGTCGTTTCTGAGATCCTTAGAGAGCTAGAGGGTGATCTGGTTAATACCACCGAAAACACGGCGACGGCGGCCGTGGCGGGAAACGTGGGAGCGCAGCCCGTTAGCGAAGGAGAGTATAAATTGCTATCCAACTATTTCAAATCTGTCGTCTTTCCTGAACTCAGGCATACCCCATAAACGGCTATATTTGATATAAATATCTTAGGCGGGTTTGCTGTTAACCATGCCTTTGTTTGCGGGAATTTGTTTAAATTTTTAATCAACTGATTGCCCTTTCCCAATATCGTTAACAAACTATTAACGTTATTGGGAAGGGGGCAGGGGCGTTGAATGTCGTTTGGGGGAAGTTTGGAGTTTGGTTTATTTTGTGTCTTACAGTCCACATTGGTGTTGGCCATGCTCAACAGAATTTTATTGATCACTTCAAAGGCCAGGTTTTAGAAAACTGGCAGATTGCTGATTACAATTTTACACATCCTAAGTTTGATACCGATTGGCGTCGTCATCAGGTTGAGCTAGGCAATGGTATTAATTTGTCTCTGACATCTAAAGATAATGCCGAAAATCAATTCGATGGGGCGTCTATTAGACGTAAGGATAAAACGCATTTTGGACGTTATGAGGTCGTGGTCAAACCTGCGCGTGGGGCGGGGGTTATCACTGGTTTTTTTACTTACACTGGCCCATATTACGGCACTCAGCATGATGAAATTGATATCGAATTCCTTGGCAAGGATACAACGCAGATTCATTTGGCGTGGTTTGTTGATGGGGAGCTATATAACAAATTTATTGATCTGGGTTTTGATGCGGCGGATCGGCCAAGAATGTACGCTTTTGAATGGGAGGCTGACCGACTGCGGTGGTATGCAGAAGGCAGGTTAATTTATGAACATACTTCGCAAGAAGGCCCTATTCCACAGGTGCCAGGATACTTGTACGCCAACCTTTGGGCTTCTGACCCAGTAATTTCCTCTTGGTCTGGTATCGCTGATACACGGCAGCGCTATGCTGCAAACGTGCGCCGTGTTTCCTATTTGTCCAAAACGAACTGCAAGGCAAGTAGATTAAGGTCGTATCTGGGGCACAAGTATTGCCGGGCGTAGCAATGATGATTGCACCCATGGAACCTGACGTCCACCGGTTTGTTGTACTACATCAAGCCGCACATTGCGAAGGATCTCAATTAATGGGCGATCAGGTGTTTGCATTTGCCGGAGGAACGCGGTCGCAAAGGGGCTGAATGACCCAACCCCATCAAACGCAGGTTGCCCGGCTCCAGCCGCATAGGCCAACAGGAGGCCTGCTGGCGCAATGGTTGTTGAAGGCGCGGGATGGGATGGGATGTTTAACTCCGGCGGTGTTCTGCATGCATCAAATAAAACGATCTTTTGGCGAGGTTTGTCTGAAATTGCTCGGATGATCATCCGAAGTGGTATGGCACCATGGGAAAATTCATCTGATGAGGTGTTCAGTCTAACGTCGCGCGTCAGGAAGTAGGAAGTGGCCCCGTTTTGAAATCCGTGCCCTGCCAGGTAAACGACAACTTGCGACGCCTCTGCCGAGGCAAGACGCATGGCTGCCAAGGTGCGCAGAAGCTCATCGCGGTTGGGGTTTCGTAAATGAAAGACGCCGTAACCTAGCTCTGACAGACGCCGTGCTATGGCCTTTGCATCGCGTTCAGCATTTACCACATCGGGAACGTTGTCATATTGCTCGACACTAATGATCAAGGACATATGGCTGCGGCCAGCTTGTTCGGGTGTTGCGGTATAGGTCTGCGCCAAAATTCCGAAAATGACCCCGGTTAGTATTACCTTTAATGGCATGTTTTTCCATCCCGGTGTCGGGCCATGATTTCGACACGGCGGTTAAGGGGATGTGGCCCGGGTAGCTTTGGCAAAGGTTGTTTTTCCCCTCGGGCTTCGGTGATAATCCGCTCCATTGGAATGCCCCCTTCTGCTGCAAGAAAGGCGGCAACCATGCGCGCGCGCTTTGAGGATAAGGTTTTGTTGAATATAGGCCCGCCTACGCTGTCTGTATGACCCACGAGTTTGATGCAAGCTTGTGCCATTTTCGGTGCACTCGCGACTTTAGCCAGCCTGCTCAAATGTCCCCGATATTCCGGTGTTAAGTTGCTGGAATTAAATGGGAACCGGATGAAATACCCACGCTCTTCTGTCTCTAGAGGAGCGGCATGTTGAGGAAATCCGGCAGGGGGGAGACGCCTGACGGCGCCGAGCGACTGACTCGGAGGAGAGCAATGCGACGCAACTTCTCCGGTCAAGGCCAGATGTATAGCACAAGCATCTGCAGTCACCGGCAGCTCGACCGTTTGTTGAGCGATTGCAGATGTGGGTACGAACAGCAGGCAATTGAGTGCAGCAGAAAGGTAGACTTTCATATGATTAGACTTTCTCCAAATGTGATCCATAGTCTGTAAGACAGATGTAAATTTTTCCTTCAGATCAGACTTAAAATTTGTGAACACTTTGAACGAAAGTATTACTGGCCTTCATAAACCATAAAGTTTCATGCCCTAGGCTGAGCGGGATCACGGCTAAAGGTATGTGTGGTGTTGTTATTCCGACGAATAGGTTCTGTTTTTCTCATCTGTGCCGGATTGATCTCGCTTTCAGGCTGCGACTATCCGCATACGGGTCTGGCTCCGGCTGTTGGGCAACCCAACACACGACCCACGCGCAACTTTACCTCCTTTAGCGCGTCACTGCGATGTATGGATGGGTTGTTGGCCAAGTTGCCACGGCGCTCTTACCTGATCTCTTCTTCTGATATCCTGGATGAGACCCGCCGACTGTCTGTCGGAGCGGATGACATGCTGATAAATGCGATCAATCAAATCAACCGCAGTAGCCAACGTTATGTCTTTTTGGATCAAGCGCGCATTTCGGGATTTGGGCAGCTGGAGATTGTGACCACACGCAAAAAAGATGAATTGAAGCCCAATTTATATATTCGAGGCTCCATTTCGCAGGTGGATACGGATGTAGCCGAGGGCGAGATTGGCACTGTTACGGCGTCGCGGCCCAGTTCGCTGGGGGGGCTAACGGGGGCGTCTTACAAGGGGTTCCGTAAATTGTCAGTTGTCTCGGTTGACTTACATCTGGTGCAATATCCGAGCCGCCAAATCGTGCCAGGTGCTTCGGTGGCCAACTCAATGGTAGTGGTAAAGCGGGGTTTTTCGGGAAAGGCTTCAGGCATCATTGACACGCTTACACTCACTGTCGGCTTTCCGATTTCGATTGAGCGGGTGGAAAGCCAAAGCCAAGCTGTGAGAAATTTGGTTGAGCTTGGTGTGATTGAATTGCTGGGGAAACATGCCGGAGTGCCATATTGGCAATGTCTTGACAGTTCTGCCACGAACGCGCGTAAACAAGAACAGCAAGAGCGTAGCTTTGTTTATGGTATGACTGATAATGTAGAGGTGACGACAGCCCAATCCATGCTGATAACGCTTGGGTATCTGGCTGGTACGGCAAATGGACGGTTGGATGTGGCCACAAAGCGGGCCATTAGCCGGTTCCAAGCAGACGAAAACCTGTTGCCCAACGGCATCTTAGATTTTGACCTTATGGAGCGTTTGGACGAACGTATAAGGGAGCGTAAGAAAACACGCCCTGCAGAGAGCGCCCCAACACCACAAACAATTGATGCGACACAGGGTTTACGCGATACGGCCAAAGTTGTGGCCCCTCCGAAGCCCGTACCGGTGACAGCTCAACCCTCAAAATCTGTGAATGTTCCGGCGGGACAGTCCCCGAATTGTAATCAGGGGAAAACGTGCGAAGGCATATACAAGAATCTGTATGATTTCATCAAAGAGGATGTCGGATTTTGACGAATATTGGTCATTATCTAAGTGATGTGCCCTGTGCCATGGGTAGAGCATTTGAATGATCACAATGGCCAAAGCGGCCCATAGGCGATGAAGTGAATGGCTTCCAGAACTACGGCATTGGTATTGGCTGTTGTCACGGTATTGATCTCTCCTGTGGTCTCATATCGGCCTGACGCCCAGCCTCGATCTGTTTCAAGATCTTTCAACGCAGCGCGCGCCATCGCGGTATAATCTGTTCCATATAGAGCATCCCAGGCAAAGGCGGCCTTCAGGCTGATGGTGCGCAGTTCTGGATGGTGTTCTCCCTTTTCTGTCACGACGGCCCAGTTTTTACCGTTGCTGTAAACTGATGAATACAGAAAATAGGGTTCTTGGTTTATATTGTCCTCGGAAACCATCGTGATGTGGCCCGTTCTGGCGTATCTATTTTCCTGCGCCGCGTAGACACGGCTGGCCAGTGTGGCGCTTTCGCGATTGAAACCAAATTCAAGCCCCTGCATGAAAAAGGGTTCGCTCAATGTTGGTGTGATTGCACGGAATGTTCCGGCACGCCGCTGGTCGATGGGGATCTCAATGCCAGAAACCTCTTCCCATTCCATAATGGTACTGGCACTACCGGCGTTCAATGTATCCAACCCCCATAGGGCGGCGGCGCGGGCTGCATATTGTTCATAGCCAATACGGCCTTCTTGTTTGTAGACAACTGTGCCCCCTTCATGTTGTGCTCCATGTAAACGCCCTTCAAAGGCAAGTGCGCCCAACTCCCAATTTGCCAACACTGCTTGAATGCGCGGGGAAAATTGCGGATAGCGCCGTTCCAGAACTCGTAAAGCGGCGAGCATTCGCGCGATGTCTAACGCCGACCAACCGATGCCGGTGTCTGTTGTTTTGTTCTTGTAATCTACCATTTTCAAGCTACGCGAATGATACACTTTGTTGGGTAGAACCCCTTCGAAAAGGGGTATTTTCTCCATAGCTTCCAAGAGCTTTTCAACGCGTCGCGTGAACTGAGCGGTGTCAATGATCCCAAGATCGCGGGCTGAAATCAATGCAAATAGATAAGATCCCTGATCCCAAAGCGTACCCGAGGGATAGCCTGATACAGAATCGACCAACCCGCTTTCGGGTTGATAATTTTTCTCAAAGTAGCGCCAAGCCACTTTGGCGGCGTGGCGGTCAGCATCAGAAAGCGAGCGGGGAGGCTGAACTGGTAAAGCACTGGAGTAATCTATCTGTGGGCCATCGCCGGACAACAGAAATTGTTGCATACCATCAGTACCAACGGCCAGCCCAGCGGCCAGAACCAACCCGGACAAAAATAACCAACTGCTACGATTGCCGGAGTGGCTTGATGTTTGCGACATGCGTCAGCTCCTCTTTCTTTTTGGGGTTTAACGTAGGGGGAGGGACCCAGAAAGCGGCCAGAACAATTCGCCCGACGGCCAGCATGTTCCATCCCAGCCAAAATAGGTTGACCGTAAGCAACGATCGGTCATGTCCGGGCACCCCTAATTGCGTTTGAATGATACCAAAAATAGCTGCGGTACCCATTATGGTCAGTAACCAGACATTGGGCAGGATATGATGCCGCCCCTGCCCAAAAACCGGAATTTTCGGGGTGGGGGGGAAACTGGGGCGCCGTTTGCATAGTACCATCCATAAGGCTCGCAGTTGAATGGGAAGAGTGGAAAGAGCTAAGAGGCGCCCGGGTTGTACAGCATAGCCTTTACAAGCACAGACAATGGCCAATTCGCTGCATAGGATCATCGGCAGAAAATGCAGAAAAAATTCAATAGAATAAGCTTTGACCGGGGCAATTCCTAAAACCAATGAGATGACAGGGGCGAACAATAGGACCGGTGTCCACAGCACGGTTATGTATGACCAGAAGGTCGCCGCATAATGCAATTTGACACGCCATGGCATGCCTCGGCGCAACAGCGGATTGTCAT
Protein-coding sequences here:
- a CDS encoding DUF3131 domain-containing protein, which codes for MSQTSSHSGNRSSWLFLSGLVLAAGLAVGTDGMQQFLLSGDGPQIDYSSALPVQPPRSLSDADRHAAKVAWRYFEKNYQPESGLVDSVSGYPSGTLWDQGSYLFALISARDLGIIDTAQFTRRVEKLLEAMEKIPLFEGVLPNKVYHSRSLKMVDYKNKTTDTGIGWSALDIARMLAALRVLERRYPQFSPRIQAVLANWELGALAFEGRLHGAQHEGGTVVYKQEGRIGYEQYAARAAALWGLDTLNAGSASTIMEWEEVSGIEIPIDQRRAGTFRAITPTLSEPFFMQGLEFGFNRESATLASRVYAAQENRYARTGHITMVSEDNINQEPYFLYSSVYSNGKNWAVVTEKGEHHPELRTISLKAAFAWDALYGTDYTAMARAALKDLETDRGWASGRYETTGEINTVTTANTNAVVLEAIHFIAYGPLWPL